In Capsicum annuum cultivar UCD-10X-F1 chromosome 8, UCD10Xv1.1, whole genome shotgun sequence, the genomic window CTCAATGTTAAATTTTGATACAACTTATAAAAAATTCTGTGTACACCACTTGACTCACAGCGAtggtattttttaaaaagtccaagaaatattgcttttcaagatttaaagtagTTTGTTGTTAATAAGAAATTTTTGGGAGTATGTGCAGATAGTATGGTATGGAGCATGGATAAAGAGATCCAGTGagaataaggactcactaactgCAACTCTTGtaagtttaaattttattataaaaatttaattctCTTTTGTTTTACCTTGGTCATCAAATCATAATCATGTACTTTCATTAGTTTATAATCTGCTTGGattgaaaggaaaagaaaagaaaagaaaaggaaacaaaataaaatttgaagaaaatttgtaTGATCATGATTGATTAATGTTCTTTACTTTTGTTCTGTTTGAAAGCTaacagaagaaaaataaaatccacTAGTCTGTAAAAGAAATTTCACAccatcaaataaatataattagtCGTAGCATTTCTTGGTTATCAGCGGGTGGCTCAAGGTCAATATCAAACAAAGGCCTTAAACTTTTAAGAATAAcataatttttctaagtttaatattttttaatttcttgagttgTCCACTAAATAAAGAAAGACGATAGGAGTCCTCTCAATAGCAGAGGGATCACTATCTATATGCTCTTATGGAAAGAAAAAAGCATATAAGCTCATAAATAAACTATCCGTTGGGAAGGAAATAGTCGAAATAGAATGAAGATatgattaaaatttttatcattttagttaTTGTAATCAATGTAACCTCATGAGGTGACCACGAAAGGTTATGATGGTGGATGAGATCCTTCTATCCTTAGTTAGTATCTTGGGTTTGAATTTTGGGAATGAAAATAATGTTGGCAGAAAATGTTTCTCCTGGGCCTTACACATGAAAATCTTGATTAGTCGGTGTCCCAAAATAGGTACCAAACTCTaaatgaaagtaaaataaaataaaaacagatgagataaaaaatatatataatgctAGCAGCCTAGGACacaacacttaaacttaatttGAAATCTCTGTTCAAATATAAAGAAGTTTACCCCTTGCCGTTGTTTTCATCTTTAATGTCAATCAAACAAAGAGAAATATTTGATTCCATTCACTAGTTTCAAATAAAGCATAGATAaattgtttatttaaaaaaaaatacatattacatTATTCTTTTTTATTGAGTGATAATGTGTTGATGTTATATATGCTTCTTACATTGCTAATATTCATCCATTTTCTTTCATCAGCTATCAATGTTAAAAAAATGTACATCAAGTATGGCAACCGTAATAAAAGTGTTAGTGCATAGAATTTAAACACAATTAGGAAACttctcttttcaaatataaaGTACTTTCCCTCTTGCTATTTTTTCAGTCTTTTATGCCAACAAATAATAGAGGGAAATTCTaaactttcttttctttccttttttttactGTTCACTAGTAACAAAGAGTACTGTGGTAATCgagataatataataatcatataaATTAGAGTATTGATTTTTTACCTAGGGAGGTTCTAATTTAATGAGATTCTGAAATAAGATTTATTCAAATAACTAAATTTATGTTCTATCTGTTGGAAAATACAAAGGCACTAACAACGTGTACGACAGAATAGCAGCGAAATAATATCCAAGtctaaattttttctttcaatttgaatCAAGAGAAACAAATAAACCTAAGTACAATGATAATAAGACAACAAGTATatcaaccaaaaaaatataacaagaataaaataaaatcaatcacacgagacaccaagatttacgtgaaaaacccttcagtgtgaaaagtaaaaaattttgAGACCAAAACCTCCGCTATAATCACCAAAAGTTACAATAATAACTCTAAATGGACACCAAATAAGTTTCAAACAACAAGCAACAATACACAAAACAAATCACCAAAAACTAGAGAATTAAAGGAgcaaaattaccaaaaaaatatagctattGTTCACAAATTCAAAATTGGAGTTGTGGAACACCAAATCCAACTTTGTCAGTTCCTAATTAAAGATTTAGATAATAGAAATAAGCTATCCAAAAATTaactcaatcggacaagaaatgATGCCGAAATTGCAATTTAAAGCTGACTATTTAGGATTAAAATTAGGTGCAAAAATCTGCTTTATTTCTCTCTATGGGCTAAAACTCTCTTTGTGGATGCagaaataagacctaaaaagtcTTATATATATCCCCTAGTAATGGTCCTataaaaaaaatgagttgattcaAATTTAACTTTATTTATCTACATAGGAAGGAAAAAAAGACCCATAATCTATTAATTCTCCCCCTCATGACTATGTGGAGGAGACTGTCATCCCGACGATGATGCAACAATCTTTAAACTTACCTCTTGGTAAAAATTTAGTCATCATGTCAGAACCGTTATCATccatatgaatcttctcaagttcaagcaacttagaattcAAAACATCTTGAATCCAATGATATCTCACATCAATGTATTTAGATCGACTATGAAATATAGAATTCTTGTCAAGATGTATAGCACTTTGACTGTCATAATAAAACACATACCTCTCTTGAGTGCAATCAAGTTTTCAAAAGAATCTTTTCATCTAGAGCAACTCTTTACAAGCTTCAATGCCAGCAATAAGCTCAACTTctgtagtagaaagaaaaatacatTTTCGCAACTTAGATTGTCAAGACACATCTCCTCCTACAAAAGTAACTAAGTACCCTAAAGTAGACTTgcaagtatcaacatcaccagtCATCTCTGAATTAGTATAACCATAAAGAATAGACTTTTTTGTatcaaaagacaaactccaattataagtgccacaaagatatctcataattcaCTTTATATCATTTCAATACTCTTTTTCCGAACTAGAAATAAAATGGATAGCAATACCAACAACATGAGAAATATCTGATCTTGTACAAATCATTACATATATGAAATACCAACAGTTGAAggataaggaactttcttcatatcttctttCTCATTATCAATGGAAGGACACTACTTCCTGGTCAATttaaagtgcatagctaaagATTTTCTGACAACCTTAGTCTTATTCATGTTGAACCTTTGAAGTACTTTTTGAATGTACTTTTCTTGTGATAACCACAATTTTTCAGAATTTCTATCATGGATAATCTGCATGTCAAGAAACTATTTTACTGGTCCTAAGTATTTCATAGCAAATGACTTACTCAACTCTTTTTTCAACTTCTAAATCTTGTAAGTATTATGACCAACAATAAGCctatcatcaacataaaaaaacacaataataaagtcactaTTAGAGAATTTTTGCACTAAATCACAATGGTCTGATGAAGTCTTCtatttgctcaacctctaaatctagacttacAGCTAAACCTAGAACTATATGAATGAATGTCATCTTCACAACTATAGAGTATATCTCATTAAAATCAACTTCAATTTTCTAGTTAAATTCCTTCACAATTAATCTAGCCTTGTATTGTGGAACTGAGTCACCATCTTTATGCTTTACTCAAAACACTCAttgtttttaattgtttttttaggTAGCTTAGCCAAAttaaaggtatgattatcatgtAAGAATTTAATCTCATCCTCCATAACATCAAATCacctttcatttttttcactttctaTGGCCTCATTAAGATTTTCAGTATCTTTCCTATTATTCAAGAGTACTATTCATGTGGAGTACAATGAAATGAAGATATTATCACTTTAGTAGAGCATTTTAGATAACTCTTTGGAGCATCAATAACAACTGGTTGCTAATCAATCACATCATCTTGCACTGAAGCATTAACAGAATAATGCTGCTCATTTTGAACATGATCACCATCTTTATTATTAACTTGATTTCATTATTATAAAGATTTTTCAGGTGCAATATTCAAATAAATTGAATCAACATCAACTAGACTCTCACTACTCAAAGAATCAACCTTGTTaactttgtcaaaatcttcaattgtttggtcttGAAAAAATACAACATCATAAATTTTAATAAGTTTCTTCTCAACTATATCGTAAAAATAATAGTCAAATTCATCTTGGTCATAATCGATAAAGATATATTTCCTAATTTTAACATCAAACTTTGACCTTCCATCCTTAAGATCATGCAAAAAACTTTACACCCAAAAACTCTAAGATGATCTTAAAAAACTTTCTTACGAATCAAACTCTGTCAGGGACATCACTATCCAAAACAATAgtagaagataaattgataacataagcaaCAGTGTTAAGTGTTTCTGTCCAAAAAAAATCTTGCAGCTTATCATCTGAAATCATATATCTAAGTGTTTTCGTCTAAAAGAAATCTGACAGCTTAGCATCTGAAAGTATATATCTAGCTCTCTTAACTAAGAGTTCTATTCATCCTCTCTGCTAAATCATTTAACTAAGGAGTCTTTGAAGAAGTTTTTTAGATGTCGAATAACCTACTCTctacaatatctatcaaaaggaccaatatatttACCATCTTTATTTGAACGAatgcatttcaatttcttccaTATCTGTCTCTCCACCAAGTCCTGAAAACTtaaacacatcaagtacttgatccttgaacttcaaaaaaaatatccaaagctTGAGAGAATGGGCATCAATAAAGGTCAAAAAGTAAAGTGCATCActatgagaccttactttaaaagaaCCACACAAATCAGAATGTATCAACTTCAAcaaattaaaacttttttaagacagatgactctaaaaagaaactcttttctatTTACCAGCTAAGCAATGAACATATTTCTTTAACTTTGCTTGTTTCACTCcagaaagtaaatttttcttagccaaactatcaatccctTTCTTACTCATATGACTGCTCTATGACataactctgatgaagtatcattctttATCAAGTTTATTGAACCTCTATAAATGGAGCTCTAAAATACGTATAAGTTAGATAACTTGTCACCACGAGTCACAATCATTGATCCTCTAGTAAAATTTCACTGGCCAGAACAAAATGTGTTAatataaccctcatcatcaaggttcCCTATAGAATTTAAATTCAAGCATACATTTGGAGTATGCTTGACATTGTTGAGAATTAATTTGAAATCATTGTTAATTTTCAAACAAACTGTCCCAATGTCAAGTACTTCAACCTCATTATTTCTGTCCATTTTCAACATCCCAAAAGTATTTGGAGTATAAAAAAGACATGACATAAGAAGTTGCACCAGAATTTAAAAAATCGGCTAGATTCATCACGAATAAGATTAATGCTATTTTTTACCACAAACAACAATAAGATCGTCATTTGCAATAACTACAACACGATTTTTATTAtcgtcttctttcttttattatcttaTATCGTTCTCGTAATATGCTCATTTTTGTggcaatagtcacatgtaacattcttgtATTTGGACTTTgacttctacttttatctctatcattctAACCTTTAGACTTGTTTCTCCTAAAATCTCCAGTAATCAAAACATCGTAGGTGTGAAGCTAaagaagatgaggcctgagatTTTCTTGTCATATCCTCATTTAAGACACCACTCTTAGTATGTTTCATAGTTACCACACAACTGGGAGCAGAATAAGTCAAAGAAACTCGTAGAGTTTTCAAGAGTCTGAAAAGTATTAAGAAGTCAAAGTCTATGtatttcttcatcgaactttacacGCATTTTGAATAGTTAGTCAAGGACACTCTTAAAATCACTAATATGATCAGAAATATGATTGtcctctttatacctgatattcatcaattgttTTAGTGAACAGCTTATTATTGTcagtcttcgaagcataaagtgtcttGAGCTTATTCCACAAACTTCTGGCATATGTCTCATTTACAATATGGTTTCTAACATAATCTTCAATCCATTGTCTAATATAGCCAGAAATCTATTAACGCTTAAATTTTTAATCCTCGTCTGTCAAGAATTGAGGTTTATTAAAAGCGAACACATGtaaatgcattttcttgacaaatagaaggTCTTTTATCTTGTCTCTCCAACTATGATAATTACTACTATTCAAGCACATCATTTTGCTCATATTTAAAGGGTAgaccggtgcactaaagctaccgctatgagcggtgttcggggaagggccctACCATAAGAGTGTATCGTATGCatccttaccttacatttctgtcagaggctgttttcaaggcttgaacccatgacctcctggtcacatggcagcaactttaccagttactccaaggcccCCCTTCATCTTGCTCATATTTTCCTTTATAATTCTAATCGACAATCAACAACAATCAAAGCTTTGATATAACTTTGTTGGAAATGACAAAGACACCAACAAAGTGCACGACAGGATAATAGGGAAAAATATCCAAGTCTaaattttctctttcaatttgaaccaaaagaaaataaataaaaataagcatAATAGTAATAAGGCAAAACGGATATCaaacaaaaaatatgacaagaacaaaataaaatcaatcacacaatacaccaaaatttacatgaaaaattCTTcaatgtgaagagtaaaaaattatggGACTAAAACCTCTACTATAATCACCAAGAATTACAataatattttccaaaatagacatcaAAGAAGAGCCAAACAACGAGCAACAATACATAAAGCACAACACCAAAAACTAGAGAACTAAAGGAGCAAAAGCACTTAAAAAATACAACTACTATTCACAAATGTAAAACTAAAGATATGGGACATCAAATACAACTATgttatttcttaattaaatattgAGATGAGATGAACAAGTTGTCCAAAAATTATCTCAATCGAATAAGAAACGAAGCAAAAATTGCAGTTTGAAGTTGGTTGTTTAGTGATGAAATTAAGTGCGAAAATCTGCTCTATTTTCTCTCTATGGCTGCTGAAACTCTCTTTATGGATGTGGAAATAAGACCTAAATAGTCTTACATATGCTCCATAGTAATGAACCTATGAACAAAAATGGATTGATGACTTTATTTATCCATTTAGGAAGGAAAAAAGTCTCATAATCAACACTATCATATCCcttaataattttgatttttctctttcttactGAGCGAGCTAATTCATGTTATTATGTGTAAATACGACCTTTAAGCAATTATTCTCTCCAAGACATACAAAATAAATACGTATAGTTGTTACATTACTAATGTTGTTCTTCTATTTTCTCTGGTCAGCTCTCAAAATTAACAAGTATATCAAGCATGTCAATCCTACTGGAATATGGCTTCTTTGATGCATATGCCGGAGAATCAAAAAATCATTCACCTGCCGCGAAATTCTATACAGGCGACATAGTTTCCATGAACTCTGCCTCTTTCTCCCATCATGACATGCCACTCGAAGACTTTACATACGCGTGCTTAGCTATTTTTAAGGACCGATTTTATAAGATGAATGGCGCGATTTCTGGGGTTTGCTTAAAGTGCCAACCACTATCCAAAGTTGCGGCCCTTTTCGTGTGGAAATCCTTGCAATGCTGCTATAATTACATCCTGAATCAAGATTCTAGAAGTGTTCTTTCTTATTTTGATGGATTTTCACTAGAGTTAAAATATGATGTATTTAGAGTTGTATATGTTAGTGGAGACAGTGCCTTAAATTTTCATCTTTACCCTCCACACAAGATGTTGGAGGGCAAAGAAGGGCTGCATAATATTACTCAAAATCTGAATAGAATTgcagaataaaaattgaaaataaggaTTAGTAGGTAAAGTTTTATATATTTAGTGTAGTATTGGGCATAGAGACATGTGGACATGCCTTCAATTTTGGTATGTAATTGATAAAtttattgtgtgaaaaatgaaattttgctTTTATTATTTTGCTTATTAGAGGAAATGATTCAAATCCTCGttactattttttattagtttaaaatCATTTTGTGCTCTACTGGTCTAAGACTAAGACTTTGTATCTTTTCCTGCCCTCCTCCCCCACCAAAATGGTATTAGTAATTCTTGACACATACTTTTACATAGGCATCATATAGAATCGATTGAGGAAAGGAGTCATAGTAAGTAAATATTCATTTAGATTTTTATTTGCTCGGGCATCTAAGATATTTGTACACCTTGGCAATTGTCTAAATGAATTGTTAGCTTATGATTTTAGGCATGTTAATTTGGTCAAGCTGTTGAGAAATTAAAAATTCTTATGTTTATAAATAAAAACTTATTATAATAGATAAAGTATCAAGCTAAGATTCTCGAAAGTAAAAATAAATGTGTTTGAGTACTAGgcaaataaaaaatgtaatttcttcttaaaataaaagaaaaataagttgtttata contains:
- the LOC107856987 gene encoding uncharacterized protein LOC107856987, giving the protein MACFFPYNSRNLDTSFFIFRPTIVIVDDLVEALKHFSYSTESLGCVHSAIFRSIHGNMIVWYGAWIKRSSENKDSLTATLLSKLTSISSMSILLEYGFFDAYAGESKNHSPAAKFYTGDIVSMNSASFSHHDMPLEDFTYACLAIFKDRFYKMNGAISGVCLKCQPLSKVAALFVWKSLQCCYNYILNQDSRSVLSYFDGFSLELKYDVFRVVYVSGDSALNFHLYPPHKMLEGKEGLHNITQNLNRIAE